A window from Tenacibaculum singaporense encodes these proteins:
- a CDS encoding M4 family metallopeptidase, which translates to MKHNYARTVFLSAFLFAGVYTINAQENRELKHVKFNKSSKVSLQKAPDLIRQKLKLFKNDGLQKIKSNRDELGFTHEKFQQKFKGVKVEFATYTAHAKNGALMSMNGEFYDVGKVKVIPKLSKAQAFQKALSHTGAEKYLWEFPEAAKEMDNYKKPEGELLILPREVIGKKEPRLAYKFDIFATKPLSRGYLYIDAHTGEALFYNAIIKHLDEFGHVGELTEHAKKSKKATEAITAAFVSGTAQTRYSGTRTIETSLSGGNYILSDSGRKIYTRDAKNQAPGSTYPYVTNYDQFTDNDNNWTTAEHSANKDDAALDAHWGAMMTYEYFLQKHNRNSYDNSGAQIRSYVHVDTNYDNAFWNGSVMSYGDGSSNGQEGNGNFDALTSIDVAAHEIGHAVCTYTANLAYQRESGALNEAFSDIWGAAVEHFAKGNGNDLNPDLSVWLIGDEIDRRSGSAALRSMNDPKSQGQPDTYGGTYWKNPNCGTPTRFNDYCGVHTNSGVLNKWFYLLTVGGSGTNDASDTYNVTGIGMAKAAKIAYRTEANYLSANSTYADARTAAIQAATDLYGANSQEVISTTNAFYAVNVGEEFVQTCALAAPTNLNSSNIGDNGFTVTWTAVSGAASYDITIGGNTTNVAGTTFNATGLLSGTEYTVSVAAKCTAGGTGTPATLNVTTTGTPPLNYCSSKGNSVADEYIERVQLGSIDNTSDGGGGYSDFTTISTDLSIGDSNTITITPKWTGTVYSEGYGVWIDYNQDGDFSDAGETVWTKAASKDTPVSTSFTVPASATQGTTRMRIVLKYNATPTACEATFSYGEVEDYTVNITNATPDTEAPTAPSSVTASNIEETTATLSWTASTDNVGVASYEVFNGTTSAGTVSGTSMNLTGLTANTTYNFTVKAKDAAGNVSTSSNTATFTTKDVSAVEYCTSQGNNSSYEWIDRVSMGGVDNTTGNDGGYKDYTNLIMNVAPGSNRLYVSAGFSSSSYTEYWKAWIDYDKDGVFEDTEVVLSGSSSSAGDLYEDFTIPSNVSGTTRLRVSMKYNSAQTACETFTYGEVEDYTVNISSGSSVAAITGFAANISGEAIGNEESLDLLAYPNPAVDFVQVKLASKAEKISYKVINTVGKVVKEGHLKSSNLDISKLNTGMYILEVNDGQKLLTTKLFKK; encoded by the coding sequence ATGAAACACAATTATGCAAGAACTGTGTTTTTATCTGCTTTTCTATTCGCAGGAGTTTACACCATAAACGCCCAAGAAAATAGAGAGTTAAAACACGTTAAGTTCAACAAATCTTCAAAGGTGTCTTTACAAAAAGCACCAGATTTAATTAGACAAAAATTAAAGCTATTTAAAAATGATGGCTTACAAAAAATTAAATCAAACAGAGATGAATTAGGTTTTACACATGAAAAATTTCAACAAAAATTTAAAGGAGTAAAAGTAGAGTTTGCCACTTATACAGCGCATGCAAAAAATGGTGCTTTAATGAGTATGAATGGAGAGTTTTATGATGTAGGAAAAGTAAAAGTAATTCCAAAACTTTCAAAAGCTCAAGCATTCCAAAAAGCTTTATCACACACAGGAGCAGAAAAGTATTTATGGGAATTTCCTGAGGCTGCCAAAGAAATGGATAATTATAAAAAGCCTGAAGGTGAGTTATTAATTCTTCCTAGAGAGGTAATTGGAAAAAAAGAACCAAGACTAGCTTATAAATTTGACATCTTTGCTACAAAACCACTTAGCAGAGGTTATTTATATATAGATGCTCACACAGGAGAAGCATTATTTTACAATGCTATTATTAAGCATTTAGATGAATTTGGTCATGTAGGTGAACTTACCGAACATGCTAAAAAAAGTAAAAAAGCTACAGAAGCTATAACAGCAGCGTTTGTATCAGGTACTGCACAAACTCGTTATAGTGGTACAAGAACTATTGAAACGTCACTAAGTGGAGGTAACTACATTTTAAGTGATTCTGGAAGAAAAATTTACACCAGAGACGCAAAAAACCAAGCACCAGGTTCTACATATCCATATGTTACAAATTACGATCAATTTACTGATAATGATAATAATTGGACCACAGCTGAACATAGTGCTAACAAAGATGATGCAGCATTAGATGCTCATTGGGGAGCAATGATGACTTATGAGTATTTTTTACAAAAGCATAACAGAAATAGTTATGATAACAGTGGAGCTCAAATTAGAAGTTATGTACATGTTGATACGAACTACGATAATGCCTTTTGGAATGGTTCGGTAATGTCTTATGGAGACGGTTCTTCTAATGGGCAGGAAGGAAACGGAAACTTTGATGCTTTAACTTCTATTGATGTAGCTGCTCATGAAATAGGGCATGCCGTTTGTACTTATACAGCAAATTTAGCATATCAAAGAGAGTCAGGAGCTTTAAACGAAGCTTTTTCAGATATTTGGGGAGCAGCTGTTGAACATTTTGCAAAAGGAAATGGAAATGATTTAAACCCAGATCTTTCAGTTTGGTTAATAGGAGACGAAATAGACAGACGTAGTGGTTCTGCTGCTTTACGTTCTATGAATGATCCAAAATCACAAGGGCAACCAGATACTTACGGGGGAACTTATTGGAAGAACCCTAACTGTGGAACACCTACAAGATTTAATGACTACTGTGGAGTTCATACAAACTCAGGAGTTTTAAATAAATGGTTTTATTTATTAACTGTTGGAGGTTCTGGAACAAATGATGCGTCTGATACATACAATGTTACTGGAATTGGTATGGCAAAAGCTGCAAAAATAGCATATCGTACGGAAGCTAATTACTTATCAGCTAATTCAACATATGCTGACGCAAGAACAGCAGCAATTCAAGCAGCTACCGATTTATACGGAGCAAACTCTCAAGAGGTAATTTCTACAACAAATGCTTTTTATGCAGTTAATGTAGGAGAAGAATTTGTACAAACTTGTGCTTTAGCAGCACCAACAAACTTAAATTCATCAAATATTGGTGATAATGGATTTACAGTAACTTGGACGGCAGTTTCAGGAGCAGCTTCTTATGATATAACCATTGGAGGAAATACAACAAATGTAGCAGGAACAACATTTAATGCTACAGGGTTATTAAGCGGAACAGAATATACTGTATCTGTAGCTGCTAAATGTACAGCAGGTGGAACAGGAACACCAGCAACATTAAATGTAACGACAACAGGTACACCACCACTTAATTATTGTTCTTCAAAAGGAAATAGTGTTGCTGATGAATATATTGAAAGAGTCCAATTAGGAAGCATAGATAACACTTCTGATGGAGGTGGAGGATATTCTGATTTCACTACAATTTCAACAGATTTATCTATTGGTGATTCTAATACAATAACTATCACCCCAAAATGGACAGGTACTGTTTACAGTGAAGGTTATGGAGTATGGATTGATTATAATCAAGATGGAGATTTTTCTGATGCTGGAGAAACTGTTTGGACAAAAGCAGCATCGAAAGATACTCCTGTAAGTACATCATTTACAGTGCCAGCTTCAGCAACTCAAGGAACTACTAGAATGAGAATTGTATTAAAATACAATGCTACACCAACAGCTTGTGAAGCAACATTCTCTTATGGTGAAGTAGAAGATTATACAGTTAATATTACAAATGCTACACCAGATACAGAGGCACCAACAGCGCCTTCTTCAGTAACAGCATCTAATATTGAAGAAACGACAGCAACATTAAGTTGGACAGCGTCAACAGATAATGTTGGAGTAGCTAGTTACGAAGTATTTAATGGAACTACAAGTGCAGGAACTGTTAGTGGTACATCAATGAACTTAACAGGACTGACTGCAAATACTACATATAACTTTACAGTAAAAGCTAAAGATGCTGCAGGAAATGTTTCAACATCAAGTAATACAGCCACTTTTACAACCAAAGATGTATCTGCAGTAGAGTATTGTACTTCTCAAGGAAACAATTCTTCTTACGAATGGATCGACAGAGTTTCTATGGGAGGAGTTGATAACACTACAGGAAACGATGGAGGTTATAAAGACTATACAAACCTAATCATGAATGTAGCTCCAGGGTCTAATCGACTTTATGTAAGTGCTGGATTTAGTAGTTCTTCTTATACGGAGTACTGGAAAGCATGGATTGACTACGATAAAGATGGTGTTTTTGAAGACACTGAAGTTGTTTTAAGTGGGTCCTCTTCTAGTGCTGGAGACCTTTATGAAGACTTTACAATTCCATCAAATGTTTCAGGAACTACAAGACTTAGAGTTTCTATGAAGTATAACAGTGCTCAAACAGCATGTGAAACATTTACTTATGGTGAAGTAGAAGATTATACTGTTAATATTTCTTCTGGTTCTTCAGTAGCTGCAATAACTGGTTTTGCAGCAAATATTAGCGGAGAAGCAATAGGAAATGAAGAAAGTTTAGACTTACTAGCATATCCTAATCCAGCAGTAGATTTTGTACAAGTTAAACTTGCTTCAAAAGCAGAAAAAATAAGTTATAAAGTTATAAATACTGTTGGTAAAGTAGTAAAAGAAGGTCATTTAAAATCTTCTAATCTAGACATTTCAAAACTAAATACAGGAATGTACATTTTAGAAGTAAATGACGGACAAAAACTACTTACAACTAAATTGTTTAAAAAGTAA
- a CDS encoding GEVED domain-containing protein, with protein sequence MKNKITLALLCLFFVGASYAQEKRNCHSMENLEYRQSLNPSLKNKMQEIESFTQKRIAEKKNYQGKIVGNIIQIPVVVHVIYSNSQENISVAQIQSQMDVLNEDFRRTNSDKTNKWSQAADTEIEFYLAQVDPDGNPTTGITRKSSSKTSWGTSDAMKKSSQGGVDPWDTSEYLNMWVCNIGGGILGYAQFPGGSAATDGVVMSPQYFGSSDKGSGFYLSAPFDKGRTTTHEVGHFLNLRHIWGDGGCGVDDFVSDTPESDAANYGCSTGHTSCGSEDMVENYMDYSDDSCMNLYTLGQKNRMRAVLETGGVRRSLALSDKTGGSTSCTATVPTGVTVSSITSSGASVSWTAVSGATYDVRYRQTGTSSWTTNAVSGTSTSLSGLSASTQYEVQVRSKCSDGSNSAYSASSTFTTSEVTISYCSSKGNSVSDEYIGRVQLGTIDNSSGGGNGYSDHTGISTNLAKGTSHTITITPTWTGTIYNEGYGVWIDYNQDGDFSDSGETVWTKAASKDTPVSTSFTVPASATDGATRMRIVLKYNATPTACEASFSYGEVEDYTVVIGAGAPDTTAPTVPTNLAASSVTQTSLTLNWSASTDNVGVTGYDVYQGTTNIGSVTGTTMNVTGLTAATAYTFSVRAKDAAGNVSASSSAINVTTLSNSVSYCDSKGNNSSYEWIDNVELGGMTNATGDNGGYADFTSKTATLALGSSNQMTISAGFSSSSYTEYWAVWIDFNQNGTFESSEKVVTGSSSSANNLTATVDVPSGATLGATRMRVSMKYNSAQTPCETFTYGEVEDYTVNIVSSTRQESSASVNGERLGNENTLDLMAYPNPAVDFIQVKLASRADNMTYKIVNTIGRVMKAGRLNSSSIDVSKLNTGMYILEVNDGQKLLTTKVFKK encoded by the coding sequence ATGAAAAACAAAATTACCCTAGCACTTCTGTGCTTATTTTTTGTTGGTGCTTCGTATGCCCAAGAAAAAAGAAACTGTCACTCAATGGAAAACCTAGAGTACAGGCAATCCCTCAATCCTTCTTTAAAAAATAAAATGCAAGAAATAGAGTCTTTTACTCAAAAAAGAATTGCAGAAAAGAAGAACTACCAAGGAAAAATAGTAGGAAATATTATTCAAATTCCAGTAGTTGTACACGTTATTTATAGTAACTCACAAGAAAACATTAGTGTAGCACAGATTCAGTCACAAATGGATGTTTTAAATGAAGACTTTAGAAGAACTAATTCAGATAAGACAAACAAATGGTCACAAGCAGCGGATACAGAAATAGAATTTTATTTAGCTCAAGTAGATCCAGATGGTAATCCAACAACTGGTATTACAAGAAAATCATCATCTAAAACTTCATGGGGAACTAGTGATGCGATGAAAAAATCTTCACAAGGAGGAGTAGATCCATGGGATACCTCTGAGTACCTTAATATGTGGGTATGTAATATTGGTGGCGGAATCTTAGGATATGCGCAGTTTCCGGGAGGTAGTGCTGCTACTGATGGAGTTGTAATGAGTCCACAATATTTTGGTAGTTCAGATAAAGGATCAGGTTTTTACTTATCAGCTCCTTTTGACAAAGGAAGAACAACTACGCATGAAGTAGGTCACTTTTTAAACCTAAGACATATTTGGGGTGATGGAGGCTGTGGTGTTGATGATTTTGTTTCTGATACTCCAGAGTCTGACGCTGCAAATTATGGATGCTCAACAGGACACACATCTTGTGGTTCAGAAGATATGGTTGAAAATTATATGGATTATTCAGATGACTCTTGTATGAATTTATATACACTTGGACAAAAAAACAGAATGCGTGCTGTTTTAGAAACTGGAGGAGTACGTAGAAGTTTAGCGTTATCTGATAAAACAGGAGGTTCTACTTCGTGTACAGCAACAGTACCAACAGGAGTAACTGTTTCTAGTATTACTTCTTCAGGTGCATCAGTATCTTGGACAGCAGTTTCAGGAGCTACATACGATGTGAGATATCGTCAAACAGGAACTTCATCATGGACAACTAATGCGGTTTCTGGAACTTCAACATCTTTAAGCGGATTATCAGCTTCTACTCAATACGAAGTACAAGTACGTAGTAAATGTTCAGACGGATCAAATTCAGCATACAGCGCCTCTTCAACTTTTACAACTTCTGAAGTAACAATTTCTTATTGTTCTTCAAAAGGAAATAGTGTTTCTGATGAGTATATTGGAAGAGTACAATTAGGAACTATTGATAATAGTTCGGGAGGAGGAAATGGTTATTCAGATCATACAGGAATTTCAACAAATTTAGCAAAAGGAACTTCTCATACTATTACCATTACACCAACCTGGACAGGAACAATATATAACGAAGGATATGGTGTTTGGATTGATTATAATCAAGATGGAGATTTTTCTGATTCAGGAGAAACAGTTTGGACAAAAGCGGCATCAAAAGATACGCCAGTTAGTACATCTTTTACAGTACCAGCTTCAGCTACGGATGGAGCGACAAGAATGCGTATAGTTTTAAAATATAATGCAACGCCAACAGCATGTGAAGCTTCATTTTCTTATGGTGAAGTAGAAGATTATACAGTAGTAATTGGAGCAGGAGCACCAGATACAACTGCGCCAACTGTGCCAACAAATTTGGCAGCATCAAGTGTAACGCAAACTTCATTAACGTTAAATTGGTCAGCATCTACTGATAATGTTGGAGTAACTGGTTATGATGTTTACCAAGGAACAACAAATATTGGGTCTGTAACAGGAACTACAATGAATGTAACAGGATTAACAGCAGCTACAGCTTATACTTTCTCAGTAAGAGCAAAAGATGCTGCAGGAAATGTTTCGGCTTCTAGTAGTGCAATAAACGTAACAACTTTATCAAACTCTGTATCATACTGTGATTCAAAAGGAAATAACTCTTCGTATGAATGGATTGACAATGTTGAATTAGGAGGAATGACGAATGCAACTGGAGATAATGGAGGATATGCTGATTTTACTTCAAAAACTGCAACTTTAGCCTTAGGAAGTTCAAACCAAATGACAATTAGTGCAGGATTTAGTAGTTCTTCATATACAGAATATTGGGCTGTTTGGATTGATTTTAATCAAAATGGAACATTTGAGAGCAGTGAAAAAGTTGTAACAGGATCTTCATCAAGTGCTAATAACTTAACAGCTACAGTTGATGTTCCTTCGGGAGCAACTTTAGGAGCAACAAGAATGCGTGTTTCTATGAAATATAATTCTGCTCAAACACCTTGTGAAACATTTACTTATGGAGAAGTAGAAGACTATACAGTAAATATTGTTTCTAGTACAAGACAAGAATCTTCAGCTAGTGTAAATGGAGAAAGACTGGGTAATGAAAACACCTTAGATTTAATGGCATACCCTAATCCAGCAGTAGACTTTATACAAGTAAAATTAGCCTCTAGAGCTGATAATATGACTTATAAAATTGTAAATACAATTGGTAGAGTAATGAAAGCAGGTCGCTTAAATTCTTCGAGCATTGATGTTTCTAAACTAAATACAGGTATGTATATTTTAGAAGTTAATGATGGTCAAAAACTACTAACTACTAAGGTATTTAAAAAATAA
- a CDS encoding GEVED domain-containing protein, whose amino-acid sequence MKRKITLALVCLFMVVTAFSQQNQTQVKRTCGVMEDLEYRKSKDPNLQNRMDQIEKFTLSKIQDLENRQGKIEGEIITIPVVVHVLYTNSTNNISDAQILSQIDVLNKDFRRQNTDKTNKWAQAADTQIEFAMAKIDPSGNSTTAITRKQVSSSDWGTKYKAYNAMKSSASGGVDPWDTTEYLNMWIVPKMTNTSPVGDRTILGFAQFPGGDASTDGLVMIHDAFGSTGTLNPSFNLGRTTTHEIGHFFNLRHIWGDGGCGVDDFVADTPESDAANYGCKTGHVSCGTEDMVQNYMDYSDDACMNLFTLGQKNRMRAVLEAGGARRSLALSNKADAPAVCNVTVPTGVNTSSVTATGATVSWTTISGATYDVRYKATTSSSWTTVASSSNSVTLSGLSASTSYEVQVRSKCSSTNSNYSASVNFTTPSVTISYCTSSGNTTYETGITKVVFGTINNADGTAKDKGYENFTNLSTTVSQSSSTNLTVSVNTDGNYRIDVFAWIDWNQDGDFTDSGEAYDLGNISNVSNGALPTKAIVVPANAKLGSTRMRISGKYNSDPTSCGTSFDGEVEDYTVVVGTTQADTQAPTAPVNLTAASVAQTSLTLSWTASTDNVGVTGYDVYQGASKMGSVTGTTTNVTGLTAGTVYTFSVKAKDAAGNVSASSNTVNVTTLSNSVSYCASKGSNSSYEWIDNVELGGMKNATGDNGGYANFTSKVATLARGSSNQMIVSAGFKSSSYTEHWSVWIDFNQNGTFESSEKVVTGPSSSANNLTSTVNVPSGATLGSTRMRVSMKFDAAQTACETFSYGEVEDYTVNIVSSAREDNIVDAERLGNETTQNLEVYPNPTIDFVNVKLSSLAEDTTFRIVDTRGRVVKSGVLDATNINVSKLKTGLYILEVNDGQKLLKTKLLKK is encoded by the coding sequence ATGAAACGAAAAATTACCCTTGCACTTGTGTGCTTGTTTATGGTAGTTACTGCCTTTTCTCAACAAAATCAGACGCAAGTAAAAAGAACTTGTGGAGTAATGGAAGATTTAGAGTATAGAAAATCTAAAGATCCTAATCTTCAGAACCGTATGGATCAAATCGAAAAATTTACTCTGAGTAAAATTCAAGATTTAGAAAACCGTCAAGGAAAAATAGAGGGTGAGATTATTACCATACCTGTAGTAGTACACGTTTTATACACAAATTCGACAAACAACATTAGTGATGCTCAAATTCTTTCACAAATTGATGTATTAAATAAGGATTTTCGTAGACAAAATACGGATAAAACAAATAAATGGGCACAGGCAGCTGATACTCAAATAGAGTTCGCTATGGCTAAAATTGACCCTAGTGGTAACTCAACTACAGCAATTACTAGAAAACAAGTAAGCAGCTCAGATTGGGGAACAAAATATAAAGCGTATAACGCAATGAAAAGTTCTGCATCGGGAGGAGTTGACCCATGGGATACCACTGAATACTTGAATATGTGGATTGTTCCAAAAATGACTAATACAAGTCCTGTAGGAGATAGAACTATTTTAGGTTTTGCACAGTTTCCAGGAGGAGATGCTTCTACTGATGGTTTGGTAATGATTCATGATGCTTTTGGTTCTACAGGAACGCTTAATCCTTCGTTTAACCTTGGTAGAACTACCACACATGAAATAGGTCACTTTTTTAATTTACGTCATATTTGGGGTGACGGTGGTTGTGGTGTTGATGATTTTGTAGCAGATACTCCAGAATCAGATGCTGCGAATTATGGTTGTAAAACAGGACATGTTTCTTGTGGTACAGAAGATATGGTTCAAAATTATATGGATTACTCAGATGATGCATGTATGAACTTATTTACTTTAGGTCAAAAAAACAGAATGCGTGCTGTTTTAGAAGCAGGAGGAGCAAGACGTTCATTAGCACTATCTAATAAGGCAGATGCGCCAGCAGTTTGTAATGTCACAGTGCCAACAGGTGTAAATACATCTTCAGTTACTGCTACAGGAGCTACAGTTTCTTGGACAACTATTTCAGGAGCAACATATGATGTAAGATATAAAGCAACAACGAGTTCTTCATGGACAACAGTTGCCTCTTCTTCGAATTCTGTAACTTTAAGTGGATTATCAGCTTCTACTTCATATGAAGTACAAGTACGTAGTAAATGTTCTTCAACAAACTCAAACTATAGTGCTTCTGTAAACTTTACAACACCATCAGTAACCATTTCATATTGTACTTCAAGTGGAAACACTACCTATGAAACAGGAATAACAAAAGTGGTTTTTGGTACTATAAATAATGCAGATGGTACAGCAAAAGATAAGGGATATGAAAACTTTACAAATTTAAGTACGACCGTTTCTCAATCTTCATCAACAAATCTTACGGTATCAGTAAATACAGATGGAAACTATAGAATTGATGTTTTTGCTTGGATTGACTGGAACCAAGATGGAGATTTTACAGATAGTGGAGAAGCGTATGATTTAGGTAATATTAGTAATGTTTCTAATGGGGCTTTACCTACAAAAGCGATTGTTGTTCCTGCAAATGCGAAATTAGGAAGTACAAGAATGAGAATTTCAGGAAAATATAATTCAGATCCTACATCTTGTGGGACAAGTTTTGATGGAGAGGTAGAAGATTATACAGTGGTAGTTGGTACTACACAGGCAGATACTCAAGCACCAACCGCACCAGTAAACTTAACAGCAGCTAGTGTAGCACAAACTTCTTTAACATTAAGCTGGACAGCTTCAACTGACAATGTTGGTGTTACAGGGTATGATGTATATCAAGGAGCTTCTAAAATGGGTTCAGTAACAGGAACTACAACAAATGTAACAGGATTAACAGCAGGAACAGTATATACGTTTTCAGTAAAAGCTAAGGATGCAGCAGGGAATGTTTCAGCATCAAGTAATACAGTAAATGTAACGACACTATCTAATTCAGTATCTTATTGTGCTTCTAAAGGAAGCAATTCATCTTATGAGTGGATTGATAATGTTGAGTTAGGAGGAATGAAGAATGCAACTGGAGATAATGGAGGGTATGCTAATTTTACTTCAAAAGTAGCAACTTTAGCAAGAGGAAGCTCAAATCAAATGATTGTTAGCGCAGGCTTTAAGAGTTCATCATATACAGAACACTGGTCAGTTTGGATTGATTTTAACCAAAACGGAACATTTGAAAGTAGTGAAAAAGTTGTAACTGGACCTTCATCAAGTGCGAATAACTTAACATCAACAGTTAATGTACCTTCAGGAGCTACATTAGGATCAACAAGAATGCGTGTTTCAATGAAGTTTGATGCTGCTCAAACAGCTTGTGAAACATTTAGTTATGGTGAAGTTGAGGATTATACGGTAAACATTGTTTCGAGTGCAAGAGAAGATAATATTGTAGACGCAGAAAGATTAGGAAATGAAACAACTCAAAACTTAGAGGTATATCCAAACCCTACTATTGATTTTGTAAATGTTAAATTAAGTTCTTTAGCAGAAGATACTACATTTAGAATTGTAGACACAAGAGGAAGAGTAGTTAAATCAGGAGTTTTAGATGCTACAAATATTAATGTTTCAAAATTAAAAACAGGATTATATATTCTTGAAGTTAATGACGGTCAAAAGCTATTAAAAACTAAACTTTTGAAGAAATAA
- a CDS encoding ABC transporter ATP-binding protein, with the protein MLEVKNLEISFKNSQPVVQQVSFSVEKNKTLGIVGESGSGKSISSLAILGLLPKTATIKGKLLFNQQSLLDFNELDFQKIRGNQIAMIFQEPMISLNPTLTCGIQVAEILQQHTQLSHNEIKEEVISLFSKVKLPRPEAIYDSYPHQISGGQKQRVMIAMAIACKPQLLIADEPTTALDVTVQKEIILLLKELQQEFEMGIIFISHDLALVSEIADSVVVMHKGKIVEKGSANHVFLHPKENYTKALINSKPNTEKRLKTLPTVKDFINETIDSTVYTDEERTAFHQKIYNRHPLLEIMNLHKDFISNASWFSKPTVVKAVNDVSFKIYEGETLGLVGESGCGKTTLSRTILQLEKATSGSILYNGTDITKLSRKDFKKLRKEIQIIFQDPFSSLNPRVTVGNAILEPMKVHNILNSNKERKEYVCNLLEKVGLEATHFNRYPHEFSGGQRQRIGVARAIALQPKLIICDESVSALDVSVQAQVLNLLNQLKSEFNFTYIFISHDLSVVKYMADQLVVMNKGRIEEIADADEIYQHPKTKYTQTLIEAIPKGL; encoded by the coding sequence ATGCTAGAAGTTAAAAACTTAGAAATTTCCTTTAAAAACTCTCAGCCTGTTGTTCAACAGGTTTCTTTTAGTGTTGAAAAAAATAAAACACTAGGAATCGTAGGAGAAAGTGGTAGCGGAAAATCAATAAGTTCTTTAGCTATTTTAGGATTACTTCCTAAAACTGCTACAATAAAAGGTAAGCTACTTTTTAACCAACAATCTTTGTTAGATTTTAATGAACTAGATTTTCAAAAAATACGTGGTAACCAAATAGCCATGATTTTTCAAGAACCGATGATTTCTTTAAATCCAACTCTAACTTGTGGTATTCAAGTTGCTGAAATTTTACAACAACACACACAACTATCACATAATGAAATAAAAGAAGAAGTTATTTCCTTATTCTCAAAGGTAAAACTTCCCAGACCTGAAGCTATTTACGATTCGTATCCTCATCAAATAAGTGGTGGACAAAAACAGCGTGTAATGATTGCCATGGCTATTGCATGTAAACCTCAACTTTTAATTGCTGATGAACCTACCACAGCATTGGATGTAACAGTACAAAAAGAAATTATTTTACTATTAAAAGAACTACAACAAGAGTTTGAAATGGGAATTATTTTTATTTCACACGATTTAGCATTGGTTTCTGAAATTGCAGATTCTGTTGTGGTAATGCATAAGGGAAAAATAGTAGAAAAGGGAAGTGCTAATCATGTTTTTCTACACCCAAAAGAAAATTATACAAAAGCTTTAATCAACTCAAAACCAAATACAGAAAAACGATTAAAAACCCTACCTACGGTTAAAGATTTTATTAACGAAACTATAGACTCTACAGTGTATACGGATGAAGAACGCACTGCTTTCCATCAAAAAATATATAATCGACATCCTTTATTAGAAATAATGAATTTACATAAAGATTTTATCAGCAATGCTTCATGGTTTTCAAAACCAACTGTTGTAAAAGCGGTAAATGATGTTTCTTTTAAAATTTATGAAGGTGAAACTTTAGGACTAGTAGGAGAGAGCGGTTGTGGAAAAACCACTTTAAGCAGAACTATTTTACAACTAGAAAAAGCCACTTCGGGAAGCATTCTGTATAACGGAACAGATATTACCAAACTCTCGAGAAAAGACTTTAAAAAACTTCGAAAAGAAATTCAGATTATATTTCAAGACCCATTTTCTTCACTGAATCCCAGAGTTACAGTTGGTAATGCTATTTTAGAACCTATGAAAGTTCATAACATTTTAAATTCTAATAAAGAACGAAAAGAATATGTGTGCAATTTATTAGAAAAAGTAGGTTTAGAGGCAACTCATTTTAATCGTTACCCACATGAATTTTCTGGCGGTCAACGTCAACGTATAGGAGTTGCTCGTGCCATAGCTTTACAGCCAAAACTAATTATTTGTGATGAATCTGTTTCTGCTCTGGACGTGTCTGTACAAGCTCAAGTGTTAAACTTATTGAATCAATTAAAATCAGAATTTAATTTTACTTACATATTCATTTCTCATGATTTATCTGTCGTAAAATATATGGCCGATCAATTAGTTGTAATGAACAAGGGTAGGATTGAAGAAATAGCTGATGCTGACGAAATTTACCAACATCCAAAGACAAAATACACCCAAACATTAATAGAAGCTATACCAAAAGGACTATAA